agctctcgCAGATACTccctcacgtaatctaaagtcacacctaatacaaacacacacttaaaaatTAAACAcgtgaacgctcacaaactcgcgttaTTTGCCTGATTGTATAAATGCAGATCTCAAACCAGCcttcatttttttcccctctgaaTTCAAAGGACGAATTGTGAATTTAAAAATGCATTTTCTTACATACCTATAGCATAATACCTACAATACATGTATGACATAAGAAATATAAACTCATCAAGTCATTTATCACTTGCTCTTTACAGTATATGTTCTAAATTTCCCTCCATAGTAAGTATCATGACTAGTGCTTTCAATAGGCACACTGACCTTTAAGTAATCTCCATATGCACCGTTGCTGGAATGAGTTTTAATTGACAGTAGCATATGTTATGTAAGATTGGATCATCACTATAAGGCAGCTGCACAAGGCACAGACCACTGTAACTTCCCTCCGGGTAAGACTTTTTCCTTAGCACTAGATCTGCATTTAATGGAAATTCTTGGCATGACTTTAATATAAAGAGAATTTTATTGCATAGCTGTAACAATGTATGAGCAATCTGTCATTATACCATGTTACAATAGAAATCATTTTGATTCCAGAGACCCTTAATCAGGACCATGCTGGTGCTACATTCTGTATACACTTTGCTTATACTGGTCCCACTGTGCATTTCGGCTGAAGATGACCCAACACGGCCTGAACGGAATCCGTGTGCTAACTGGATGGGGGGAGCACCGGGGTATCCTGGACATAATGGACTTCCTGGAAGAGATGGCAAAGATGGGAATAATGGAGAGAAAGGAGAGAGAGGAGAACCAGGTTAGTGGTTGGCAATTTGAACAGAGAGCTATCTGCTCGGGGTACATTTATGGGAGGTTTTGTGGAATGCACCAAAGCTTCAacattcttaaagaggacctttcactagaataaaacatctaaactaactatacagacatggagagcggcgcccagggatctccctgcacttactgttatacctgggcgccgctccgttctccgcttatagcctccggtatcttcatagttaggctccacccaggggaacctgccggcgtctcattctcccatgctgtagcgctggccaatcgcagcgctcagctcatagcctgagaggagtcctcccaatgcattttactgctggtttgtgggtgCCCAGTGGCAGAATGCAAGTGAGcatgaagataaaaatgacataaccggTCTACGCGTCGCTTACACAATTCACCACTTACTCTAATTTGGGGTCTGTTTGTATGGCTCTTTTGTACAGTATATAATGGAGTCTGATATGTTATTGTTTTCTTCTATCACACACTAGTATGGTGTCTGCTCTCCATCCAAGCCCTCGACTCAAGGTTTTGTAATATTACCTGCAAACACAGAAGCAAGTGAGACATTAAGGGGCTACAGAAAAAcagtaaggtctctttcacacgggcgtcgcgggtgagggctGGATGCGATGCAGGTGCagtcagggaaaatcgtgcaagtaggcacgcaatttcaatcagttttgacagcgattgcgttccgttgttcagttttttccgcgtgagtgcaatgcattttgcacgctcgtgagaaaaaacggaatgtggtacccagacccgaacccggacttatttactgaagttcgggtttggatttgGTGTtctatagattttattattttccattataacatggttataagggaaaataatcacattctttaatacagaatgcaaagtcaaatgtcaattgagggttaaaaaataataaaaacattactcatctcatccacttgatcgcgcagccaggatcctcttctttgttcttcttgaaggacctgcaaaaggaccttcgctgacgtcatcatgctgctagtgttatccaatacatttcagagctgtaagggttacatagcatcataaatcaatataatgctatgtgaatcccgtcagtgctgggaggtcaggctgggTGCAAGGGTCCTTAGGTTAAATGCACAGGATCAGGATTGCGTGTGGATTTTCCGTGtggatttgcatatatatatactgtattctatgagaatttgaaattcacaatgcagattttttttctgggCAGACTtggacctacggtgcggatttaaaAATTTGCAGCatgtgaatttattttatttttcctgaccggattttctccattcacttcaatagggagaGTAAAATCTGCAGGCGGAAAATTCGGATGCAAGTCCGCACGTAAATCTGCTCCAATTGATGCTGGTTGCCCGCACagatttccctgcgaacacctgtggatttcagtgcggattgtccGCACATAAATCATGAACGTCTGCCTTTACCCTTAGTCTGAAACTGCATCAATTTTACAGAGCTCATGCCTAAtataaaaggggttgtcaaggACCTCATTTGAATAAGATTGAGCTGTCCTAAGGCCATGTGAAAAATGTAGCATTAGTCCGAGCACGTCAGtcccttccaacagctgatcagtgagggtggaCCATTGgtagtgcagccagccagtcgcagggggtaCACGTGGGGTTTACGGTAGACCGATGAGGGGTCAAacgatataacacacagttcatcagcttACTCACgtttagcagatagcctccctgggctggcagcacagtgttgaggtggacagcacgaagtCCTCCGGGGCACgttctgtggtaggaagcatcagccaagatggtgattgaggtgcccttgatgttaagggtgcttagggtgctaccaccgttaatggtggtacaaccaatagtggtaataatgaggtagatagtggtaagatgcaactcacaacttttactttagtGGTTTTTCCGTTGCTGTAGTACAACtatgcagtctttagatggtACAGAGACAATACTGTAAATCCACTGTTTAAGGCTTGTCAGGTGCTTGGTTGGTTAcagagcagtgggttaggtgtacctggttcctttagatgctttggatcctattccttgactttccctacaagctaaatatttgtagacaggaaaactcaactttCCCTCAGAaggttggtgtggctgccagaagctaataaaacctccaccatgcaaaggtgtctgtggccctaaataatggctcttatcaccgatgaattcctaggaaatgcttgtttcttttccagggagtcaaactcttctcctactggtcagtgatgcaagtctatagtccagctacagaaggaaaacgctcttctgcgcataaacatctgagtaaacaccttccagcgaagttggctccactcacgaatctgtgttgcgaagtcttcactctatctttcctcccactaacttgatctgactacctcagatctgctcacTTCTGAACTACATCCTAGTTAATCTGATCTTCCTTGActaatctgtctcactaggcctgacctgagtatatatataggacctgaactttatccccatctagtggcgggatgtataaattgcacataataggcctgttaacagggattttgcagttacacaaatgcaaagttatacataaCAACCAAATGCTTGTAATAATATAAAAAGTGCtcttaagcagtgcccacacacacgtagtgggacgctgcagtaggacccccaccgatcagatattgatgacctatcctgaggataggttatcaatatttaagtagtgggaaacccctttaaaagtagaCATCAGCAGGATCTTTACGGTGTGGCAGGAGAACAGACGCTGACATCTTTCACTTGTCCCTGCCCACCCACTCCATTTTGCATCATCACAGAGTATTGTGTCACAAACACCCACTGTTCTTCTAGGTAGGTAGTcacattttgtttattttttacatgtagGACAGtgatctaaaaaaataactgtatGCTTGTGACAAGTGATTATGTAATGCTGAGATTGTATTGTCTTTATTCTAAGTGGTGTTAGGGAAGGGAACAGTTTCCTCTTATCGCCTCAGTGCTACCCTGCCTGCACTGCCTACAAATATCGTTCTCTTGCTTTCATAGTTtttgaaagggttaactgtcaGAATCCAAAATGTGCATGTTGCTACAGCTCATACAGTAGCAAGAGAGGAACCAAAGTAATTAATAGAATAGGTTAAACAACGCTGTCATGCTCCTCAGATGGTCATGGTTTttatgtgaaaaaaatgaaaacatttttcaATATTATTCAAAATGTACTGTAAAGTTTAGTGTAGCAGCCCAAAGTTTGTAATTATTCTTCTGGCAAGAACAGGAAGTTTTGCTATATTGGTTACCTTTGAATTAAGTTCTCAGCAGCAGCTCATGGTATAACTTCCTCTTTTTTATTGATGGATTATGCTGttttggtttttgaaaggctaTTTGTGTCTTTTTTCCCCCTTCTTTTCAAATCTCTGCATgctggagcttaaaggggttttccagaactgCTGTAGGTAGTAATACTGTATATCTTCTGATCCTCAATACACTACTATTCACTTGTAAGAGACCTGGGCAGTTAACTGAAAGACATGTCGCAGGATACTTGTGAGGGTGACACATGATTGCTGTCATTTTTAGTCTTATCCACCTCTCCTATGGATGTATTTTacaggactaaggctactttcacactcgtgttttggctttccgtttgtgagatccgtcatggactctcacaagcggtccaaaacggatcagttttgccctaatgcattctgaatggaaaaggatccgctcagaatgcatcagtttgcctccgatccgtctccattccgctctggaggcagacaccaaaacgtccGCTTGACGAACCTGAGCcaaactggcacaatagaaaactgatccgtctcccattgactttcaattgagtttatgacggatccgttttggctatgttacagataatacaactggatctgttcataatggatgcatgcagttgtattattgtaaaggACCCTTTTTTCAGATTCATAACAGATCCGCCCAAaactcgagtgtgaaagtagcctaaaatgggctgtaccattttttttctttagggaGAGGCTACTACATGGCTATAAGGTCTATGAGTAAAATTTTAAACAGATGCATATTAGAAAATTGTTCAACATTCTATTGTCTAAATAAATAAACGATGAACGTTCTGGCTTTCCGTTCTCCTTCTCTgtctaggagcaggagaacagaaaagaacggaaaaggcacataactgacgccaaactgagtcaaacagagcccttaggaccccatagaaaaacaaaaacaccaatTCATTTctgtcaggcctctttcacactaacaaatggctatttcagtgttttgcggtccgtttttcatggatccgttgttctgttttttgtttacgttccgtttttccgtatggcatatacagtatacagtaattacatagaaaaaatttggctgggcataacatttttaatagatggttccgcaaaaaacggaacagatacggaagacatccggatgcatttccggatgcattcagtttttttttgtgtggacccattaactttaatggagccacggaacgtgatttgtggccaaataaaggacatgttctatctttgcacggaacggaaacacggaaactgaatgcatgctgagtacattcagtttttttttttgcggacccattgaagtgaatagttctgtatacggaccgtatacggaactcaaaaaacggcccgcaaaacggaaaaaaaaacacggtagtgtgaaagaggcctaaggatgctAAAAATGACAACCAATATAGCCTCCTAGAAAGGAAAGAAAAGGAAAGATGGCAATTTACAGGCCATTTTTATGTTGGAAAAATAATtcataaaaaaagttataaatttGTTTTGAAATGTTTGGTATATagctttttgtacattttttatgtgaattCTATTAATATTCACAGGTGCTAAAGGGCAGATGGGAGATGTTGGTGAACAAGGACCTTCAGGACCTGAGGGTCCACGTGGCTTTCCAGGTCTCCAAGGCCAAACAGGAGAGAGTCCTTTTCTACATCGTTCAGCCTTTAGTATGGGTCTGGCAACCAGAGTTACCACCCCCAATGTGCCTATACGCTTCACTAAAGTCTTTTACAATGAGCAGCGCCACTATGATGACACCACAGGAAAGTTCACAAGCCATATTAAGGGTCTTTATTTATTCACCTACCACCTCACCGTCTACATGAAGGATGTCAAGATTGGATTATACAAGAATAACAAACCCATGATGTTTACCTTCGACCAGTTTCAGACAAATAACGTGGACCAGGCCTCTGGCTCCATCCTTCTAGCCTTAGATGTTGGAGATGAAGTCTGGCTTCAGATATACGGGGAGGATTTTGGAGGAATCTATGGCGATAATCTCAATGACTCATCATTCTCTGGAATCCTGTTGTATCCAAGCTATGAAACCATGTAACTCTTTTCATATCCAACAAACAAATGCCCTATTATTTGTTCAAGAGACAATAAAGGTTATGCCATATGTAAAAGTGTGTcctataaaaaaaagtacaatatTTATTCCGGTGCTAGCCATGGTTCTGTGCAGGAGCTCACCCACATTCCAGTATTGGATGTTCATCTTGCTAATCCCAATGTCGACTTTAAAAATCAATCCAAAAaagggctgtaaaaaaaaaaaaaaaaaaatgaaaatttgctTGCTCTTTTGCTAATggaatgtttttgtttttctactAAACCACTTAAGGCGTATACTCATAGGATTATATTTTGCCGCTGTGTTTGAATCTATGGCATGGCTAGTCCAACTCCTAATTTCGTAAATGGTATGCCAGAAAGTCTTCATGCATGCACACTCAAGTTCACTTGTAAAATAGTCATAAATAGTCAGCTAAAAgtcaaaaaaatacatactgACATGTGAAATATTCATTTAATGTGTTTTCATTTCTTGTATGATACTATTTCTCATTACAACCGGAAAGAGTTGTCCTCTTGTCAACTGTTGAAGAGCAcatatcagcaggatcaaccgtaTTACACAGGGTATGCTGCAttatggggttgatcctgcttatGATTTTGAAAAATGATTTGGAAGACTTgtgaagccagcaaaagatgaggatggtcatcattaagacctggtctctaaggggtgcagactggatggtattggttggcaagctggcactggaataataaaggcttccatcttattggtattgaattacatttacagctgatgtaggaataagtaaatgtaggaataaaccAATAATACTGATGTAGCATAAGTCTCCCTGCGCCgtacctgcactgtccctgcactctccctatccaatattcttcaATCAATCGTTTTCagcacactgtccctagcacatgagcgcttgtcacgtctctctctatgctcagctcacagggaAATCTCGGAGAGTGctcgggatgagggttttatatggcattatgggtgatttcaTGTTCCCAGACATCTTACTTTCATTCTGTAACACTTGCAGCCTCCATTTTAgttaaaactgatttgttacaacGACGCACGAGAAAATTTGGATTCGTtacaaatcaaagttttcctaaacttcggactgaattccactttgaatgctttgctttgCTCCACACTAATTATTATCATAGATGACCACTTTCTTATAGGCACTTCCAGCTCCCAAGAACCCAAGCAAACCAGCGGGTCCTTGTGGCGTTAGAACAAGCATTCTTGTCCTGCAGTTGTACTGTTACCTCGTTAAAACACAGTGACAATAGCTGAGCTAGATCAGAGGCGGGACCAATCGCAGTGCTCCCTGTCTGACGA
The genomic region above belongs to Bufo gargarizans isolate SCDJY-AF-19 chromosome 4, ASM1485885v1, whole genome shotgun sequence and contains:
- the LOC122935867 gene encoding adiponectin-like, whose amino-acid sequence is MLVLHSVYTLLILVPLCISAEDDPTRPERNPCANWMGGAPGYPGHNGLPGRDGKDGNNGEKGERGEPGAKGQMGDVGEQGPSGPEGPRGFPGLQGQTGESPFLHRSAFSMGLATRVTTPNVPIRFTKVFYNEQRHYDDTTGKFTSHIKGLYLFTYHLTVYMKDVKIGLYKNNKPMMFTFDQFQTNNVDQASGSILLALDVGDEVWLQIYGEDFGGIYGDNLNDSSFSGILLYPSYETM